The nucleotide sequence ATTCTGATCCCACTCCGATTCAGGCGGAGTGCATTCCGCATTTGCTCGATGGGCGCGACTTACTCGGCAGCGCGCAAACGGGTACCGGCAAAACGGCGGCCTTCACGCTGCCGCTCTTGCAACAGCTCGCCAGCGAACCACGCCGACCCAACAAGGGTTGCCCACGCGCGCTTATCCTTGCGCCCACCCGCGAACTTGCCGCGCAGATTGGTGACAGCCTAAAAACGTACGGTCGTTTTTTGCGTCTCGATCACACGGTCATCTTTGGCGGTGTAAACCAATTCCGCCAAGTGAACGCGCTCAAGCGCGGAGTCGATGTGCTCGTCGCCACGCCGGGCCGCTTGCTCGACTTGATGCAGCAAGGCCACATCAACTTGAACGAGGTAGAATTTTTTGTGCTCGATGAGGTGGACCGGATGCTCGATATGGGCTTCATCCCCGACATTCAGCGCGTGATCGGCAAACTACCGGCCGAACGGCAGACGTTGTTTTTCTCCGCCACCATGACGCCCAAGATGGTGCAGCTCGCCCACACGATGGTGACCGATCCGGTGCGCGTGGCCATCGCGCCCGAACAACCGGCAGTGGAACGCATCGAGCAACAGGTTTTGTTTGTCGGCCAAAAAGACAAAGACGCGCTCTTGGTCGCGTTGTTTGAAAAATTCTCCGTCGGCAAGGCACTGGTGTTCACGCAAATGAAGCATCAAGCCAATCGCGTGGTGAAATCTTTGGAAGACGCGGGCATTCGTTGCACCGCCATTCACGGCAACAAAACGCAGGCCGCACGCACACGCGCGCTGGATGGCTTCAAGCGCGGGCGCTTTCAAGTGCTCGTAGCCACGGACGTCGCCGCTCGCGGATTGGACGTCGACGACATCACGCACGTGATTAACTACGATCTGCCGATGGAAGCGGAAACCTACGTGCACCGCATCGGCCGCACCGCGCGCGCAGGAACGGACGGCAACGCCATTTCATTCTGCAGCGCGGAAGACCGCGCCTTGCTCCGCAGCATCGAGCGTCTGCTTGATCAACCCGTGCCGGCCATTATGGAACATCCCTTCCACTGCGAGCGCGCCTTCCACTCCAGCCAACCCGCCCCGAAAAACTTCGGCCGAGGCCGTGGCAACAGTGGCGGTGGTGGCGGTGGACGCCGCAATGGTGGCGGAGGAGGCAATCACCGTGGCGGACGCCCCCAATCACGCGGACGCAACAGCCCTCAAAACAGCCGAGGCCGAAGCCGGTTTAAGCGTTAACGAAAATGTAGCCCGGCCCGTTGGGCCGGGAACCCGGGCCACCGGCCCGGGCTACATTGTGCAGCTTGCCAAACTCGCATCGATGCCCGACACTTCTGGCGTTATGAAATCTTCCGGTAGCGTTGAAATCGACAAGCCCATCGAGGCGGTTTTTGAATACACCAACAACAACGTTGCCGATTGGAGCAGCATCGTGGTTGAGGACGAAGTCATTGAGGAGAAAAATGGCGGAGGCGTCGGCACGACGTTTCGCTCGGTGACGGAGGATCGCGGGCGGCGGATGGAATTCGCGGGCACGGTAACAGAGTACGAGCGCCCGACGCTGTGCACCGTGGTGTTGGTCGGCGACGCGTTTGACATCGAGGCGGCGTATCACTACGAGGCGCTGGACGAGGGCCGCACACGGGTGACGCAAAAGTCAAACGTTACGCCCAAGGGGTTCATAAAGGTTTTCTTTTTCCTGTTCGGTTGGCTGATGAAAAAAGGCGGCTGCGACGCGCAACAGCGCGAGCTGGAAAACCTCAAGCAAAAGTGCGAGGCGCTGGAGGGATGACACGATGGAATCAGCAGCAGCTTTACGCGCGGCCCGCGACGGGTTAGCTTCCCCGCCGAACAGATGATTACCGCCAACGAAGCGCTTCAGCAACTCAAGGAAGGCAACCGACGATTCGTCAATGGCGGACGCGTGGTGAAAGATCTCACCAACCGCGAGCGCCTCACCGAAGTGATGAAAGGCCAAGAGCCCTTCGCCATCGTCCTCGGCTGCTCCGATGCCCGCGTGCCGCTGGAAATCGTTTTCGACCATGGCCTCGGCGATCTCTTTGTCATTCGTGTGGCCGGCAACATCGTGGCGCCCTCGCAAGTGGGCAGCATCGAGTTTGCCGCCGAACGCTTTGGCACGCGGCTGGTCGTCGTGCTGGGCCACTCCAACTGCGGCGCCATCGCCGCCACCGTCGAGGAACTCGAAACCCCCGACGCAATCCACTCGCCCAACCTCGCCTCCATCATCAACCGCATCCGCCCCTCCGTGGAGCCTCTCTTCAATAACGGCAGCAACCGCGACCACGACGAGCTGCTGCACGACGCGATGCTCGCCAACGTCCGCGCCTCCGTCGACCAACTCCGCCACGGCTCCGCCATCCTCGAAAACCTCGTGCAAAACGACAGCCTCCAAATCGTGGGCGCCGAATATTCTGTCGAGACGGGCCAAGTAGATTTTCTTGAAAACCAGCACGAAGCCGGTTAATCCACGGGCAATCCATGCCCGACTTCGACCCCACGCCCGCCCACAAATTTTTCTCCGCCCACTGTTTCAACCGCGCGTGGGAATTCATCGACCAACCCAAACGCACGCCCGCCGAAAACGAGCAAATGATCCAGCGCACGATGACCTCGCTGTGGCACTGGACGCAACGCGAGGATTGCACCGACCAAAATCGCTCCATCGGCTACTGGCAAGCCGCCCGTGTATTTGCCTTGGCCGGCGAACCGGATAACGCCCGCAAGTACGCGAAGCTCTGCCTCGACATCACGCCCACCGACGATCCCTTCTGCCTCGGCTACGCCCACGAAGCGATGGCCCGCGCGGAGGCTTTGGCTGGCAATGCTGAGTTGGCCGATCAACATTTGGAAACCGCCACACAACTGGCCCCAAAAATCACCGAACCGGAGAATCGCAAATTGCTGGAAATCGATTTGAAGTCTCTCGCCCAATCCACTTAAACAATGAACGACACGCCCTTTACCAAAAACAAAACGTTCGCCACCCCGCGCGCGGAAGTTTGGGAAGCCATCACCGATCCCGCTCAAATGCGGCAGTGGTATTTTGAGCAAATGCCGAACTTCAAACCCGAAGTCGGTTTTGAAATTGAATTCAACGTGCGCTGCGAAGATCGTGATTTTCTACACTGCTGGAAAGTCACCGAAGTCATCACAGAAAAAAAGATCGCCTACCGCTGGCGCTACGGCGGCTACGCGGGAGATTCACTCGTCACGTGGGAACTCTCCGATGCGGGCGAAAACACACGCCTCACTTTCACCCACGCCATCCTCGCCCCCTTCCCGCCCGACGACCCCATCTTCGCCCGCGAAGGCTACGAAGCCGGCTGGAACTATTTCCTCAACGACCGCCTGCCGCCGTTTCTTGAAACGGATTAAACTCAAGCCGACGTCGACTCGGCTTTCGGCAATCGCTGCAGAGCGCGACAAAACTCATCCCCCGCCGCATCCCATTGATACAGAATACTCGGATCAATATCCGCACCATTCGGCCAAGTGATGACGCCCACTTCCGCATCCACCGCCGCCTGCCGAAACAGCGCCAAGTCCCGCAGCGGCCCGAACAAGTCGCCGTGCAGTGCGGCGTAGAATTCGCAGGCCCGCTCAAGGTCGGCCACGGGAATGTCCAGCCACACGGCGCGGTTTTTTTCGGAATTATAATCGCTCATGGGTCGCCTTTCTGGTGGGCGGGATTGTTGATGATTTCAGGCGGACTCGCAAGCTCGTCCCACCACAAAAACCACCGGCCCCCGCAATGGAGGGACGAGCCTGCGAGTCCGTGGCTGTCCCTGGCGCAAGCGGACTCGCAGGCTCGTCCCTCCATCGCGAAGCTGCCCCAAGGTAAGCGATAAGGTAACAGAAGCCAATCCTCACCGACCGGAACGCCCCGTCAACACACACCGGAAGCCGGCGCGGACGTCGCGACCACCGGGGACGGCGTCGAATCGGCGGGACGACATAAGGTTGACGGGATCGCTGCTGCCCCCAGATGCACCGCGCAACACACGGTATTCTTGAGCTGCCGGATCATACCAGTCTTCGCACCATTCCAACACGTTGCCGCCCAAGTCATGCAGCCCAAACTGGTTGGCCCCAAAGCTCCCAGCCGGTGAGGTGAAGGCAAATCCGTCGGTGTATCCTTTTATCACCGGTAATTCTTCTCCAACAGCCGCTTTGTATTTCGGCCCAAGTTTCAATTTGCACGCCGTATCTGCATAATTACCCGCCCCCTTCGGCGGCGGCCACTCTTTGCCCCATGGGTACACGCCCTTGATTCCCCTGCTCTTCGCTTTCGGCGTGTTCCCTTGCTCCTTGCCCAAGCCCACCGCCGCACTCCATTCCGCATCGGTCGGTAGCCGGTAGCGCTGATTGGCCGTTATCTTCCCCGCCGCTCGTTCCTTCCGCGTCAGCCACACGCAAAACGCATTCGCGTCGTTCCAACTCACATTCACTACCGGGTGGGACTCTTTCTGGGCAAGGCTTATCCCAAATGCCGAGGGCTCCTTCCAGCGCCCATCCCCCCCCGCATTCGCCGCCGCGTACGCCGCATAATCCTTCACCCGCGTTTCCCATATGCAAAACGAAACGTCCGTCCCAGGCACCGGAACAAACTTCATGCCCAAGGTGTTGGTAAAGGCGTTAACAAGGGCTGGCTTCTCCTCAGCCTTCTTCAGCCCGCCCGCCTTGGGTTCGCTCTTCACTTCCGGTTCCGCCGGAGTGGTTTTCTTCCCGCACCCCGCCAACACCATCGCCAATATCAAAACCAAAGAGAATTGCTTCATCCACAGAATCTACAGAAATCCAGCCTTTTGACAAGGGGTGTATTGGAGGGACGAGCCTGCGAGTCCGGTTGACACTCAACGCTTGCCGTCCCAATTGGCCCACCAGTTTTGGAAGAGCTTCAACTGATCCTCGGCGTAGCGGCGTTGGCTTTCGCTGAGGCGATCGGTGGGGTTGAAGTGATGCGTGAAATCGGTGTCGCCCTGTAACACGAGGAGGTATTTGTAATAGAGCACGAGATCCGGGCCTTCGTCGAAGACGGATAGGACGTGCAGTGCCTGCTCGAGTTCTTTGGCGTGACGCCGGGCAGTGGCGCAGCCTTCGGCCGCTTGGCCGCAGAGCTTGAGGTAATGCAGCACCTCGGCGGGCAGGCAATTGCCAATGCCGGTGATGGCGCCGCGCGCGCCGCAGTTGACGAAGCCGTGGAAGACCTGCGTGTCCACGCCAGCCATTAGCACGAGGTTGTCGTCAGTGCTGGTGATGTGTTCGGCGGCGTAACTGAGGGCATCGGCCCCGCCGAATTCCTTGAAGCCGACGAGGTTTGGAAAATCACTGCGCAGATTGAAAAATAAATCTGCCTTGGTCTCGAAGCCGTAGTAGGGGCTGTTGTAAATCACCGCGGGCAGTTCCGGCGCTGCCTCAAGGATGGCGGCGAAATGATCGCGTTGCGCGGCCGGCGAAGTGCCTCGGGAAAGGAGCCGCGGAATGACCATCAGGCCTTTGGCACCCACTGCCTGCGCGT is from Limisphaerales bacterium and encodes:
- a CDS encoding DEAD/DEAH box helicase; its protein translation is MKVNEYAPRARRGRSVSKSSNGKSRNSRNHRNSNSRFESPESRFESEARSQSHSEPQRKRPEYNGRPRGAFGTLMPELQKAVAAQGYSDPTPIQAECIPHLLDGRDLLGSAQTGTGKTAAFTLPLLQQLASEPRRPNKGCPRALILAPTRELAAQIGDSLKTYGRFLRLDHTVIFGGVNQFRQVNALKRGVDVLVATPGRLLDLMQQGHINLNEVEFFVLDEVDRMLDMGFIPDIQRVIGKLPAERQTLFFSATMTPKMVQLAHTMVTDPVRVAIAPEQPAVERIEQQVLFVGQKDKDALLVALFEKFSVGKALVFTQMKHQANRVVKSLEDAGIRCTAIHGNKTQAARTRALDGFKRGRFQVLVATDVAARGLDVDDITHVINYDLPMEAETYVHRIGRTARAGTDGNAISFCSAEDRALLRSIERLLDQPVPAIMEHPFHCERAFHSSQPAPKNFGRGRGNSGGGGGGRRNGGGGGNHRGGRPQSRGRNSPQNSRGRSRFKR
- a CDS encoding SRPBCC family protein gives rise to the protein MPDTSGVMKSSGSVEIDKPIEAVFEYTNNNVADWSSIVVEDEVIEEKNGGGVGTTFRSVTEDRGRRMEFAGTVTEYERPTLCTVVLVGDAFDIEAAYHYEALDEGRTRVTQKSNVTPKGFIKVFFFLFGWLMKKGGCDAQQRELENLKQKCEALEG
- a CDS encoding carbonic anhydrase, with the translated sequence MITANEALQQLKEGNRRFVNGGRVVKDLTNRERLTEVMKGQEPFAIVLGCSDARVPLEIVFDHGLGDLFVIRVAGNIVAPSQVGSIEFAAERFGTRLVVVLGHSNCGAIAATVEELETPDAIHSPNLASIINRIRPSVEPLFNNGSNRDHDELLHDAMLANVRASVDQLRHGSAILENLVQNDSLQIVGAEYSVETGQVDFLENQHEAG
- a CDS encoding SRPBCC domain-containing protein codes for the protein MNDTPFTKNKTFATPRAEVWEAITDPAQMRQWYFEQMPNFKPEVGFEIEFNVRCEDRDFLHCWKVTEVITEKKIAYRWRYGGYAGDSLVTWELSDAGENTRLTFTHAILAPFPPDDPIFAREGYEAGWNYFLNDRLPPFLETD
- a CDS encoding DUF2442 domain-containing protein, with amino-acid sequence MSDYNSEKNRAVWLDIPVADLERACEFYAALHGDLFGPLRDLALFRQAAVDAEVGVITWPNGADIDPSILYQWDAAGDEFCRALQRLPKAESTSA
- a CDS encoding SUMF1/EgtB/PvdO family nonheme iron enzyme, with protein sequence MKQFSLVLILAMVLAGCGKKTTPAEPEVKSEPKAGGLKKAEEKPALVNAFTNTLGMKFVPVPGTDVSFCIWETRVKDYAAYAAANAGGDGRWKEPSAFGISLAQKESHPVVNVSWNDANAFCVWLTRKERAAGKITANQRYRLPTDAEWSAAVGLGKEQGNTPKAKSRGIKGVYPWGKEWPPPKGAGNYADTACKLKLGPKYKAAVGEELPVIKGYTDGFAFTSPAGSFGANQFGLHDLGGNVLEWCEDWYDPAAQEYRVLRGASGGSSDPVNLMSSRRFDAVPGGRDVRAGFRCVLTGRSGR
- a CDS encoding dihydrodipicolinate synthase family protein — encoded protein: MDSSIFCGGIPALMTPCDEAGTPNTNALVRKGNELIAAGMNAAVYCGSMGDWPLLTDDQRQAGVTALTEAGVPIIVGTGAVNTRTAVAHAAHAQAVGAKGLMVIPRLLSRGTSPAAQRDHFAAILEAAPELPAVIYNSPYYGFETKADLFFNLRSDFPNLVGFKEFGGADALSYAAEHITSTDDNLVLMAGVDTQVFHGFVNCGARGAITGIGNCLPAEVLHYLKLCGQAAEGCATARRHAKELEQALHVLSVFDEGPDLVLYYKYLLVLQGDTDFTHHFNPTDRLSESQRRYAEDQLKLFQNWWANWDGKR